A genomic segment from Drosophila miranda strain MSH22 chromosome 3, D.miranda_PacBio2.1, whole genome shotgun sequence encodes:
- the LOC108160761 gene encoding uncharacterized protein LOC108160761, translating into MLSIRLILFCSLTAIVLANIQRTAARHKPLSWWQKQYYQSKWHQRFRFTTTAVPGATPESKEVRMVYPCYCYRPPQEGEVTTAIYERYILEREDLFILNK; encoded by the exons ATGTTATCCATCCGGCTAATTCTCTTCTGCTCCCTGACGGCAATTGTGCTGGCCAATATCCAACGAACTGCGGCACGTCACAAGCCCTTGTCGTGGTGGCAGAAACAATACTACCAATCGAAAT GGCATCAGAGATTCCGTTTCACCACAACTGCCGTGCCGGGGGCCACACCAGAGTCGAAAGAAGTGCGGATGGTGTATCCCTGCTACTGCTACAGGCCGCCACAGGAAGGAGAGGTCACAACCGCCATCTACGAGCGGTATATCTTGGAGAGAGAGGAT